Genomic window (Tachysurus fulvidraco isolate hzauxx_2018 chromosome 20, HZAU_PFXX_2.0, whole genome shotgun sequence):
TCCGAACAGACCTCGGATTAGGATTTTTGTGTCGAGTTTAATATAAATCAAGAGTTGTTATTTCTAGGCAAAGCTTAGACTATAAGACATTTAAGTTGCTTTGAATAAAAGACTCACTGATTAAACTAAATAAGATCTTAACATGTCTGTTTAAGTTTTATAGGTTTATTCACGGCTTGTGAGAGTCTTCAGTTTACTATAAAAAGTGCAGCATTCTGAATATACATTTTGCAACTTTTTTCTCCTAGCATGCTACAACAAATGGTGATCAGATtgtgtttgctttaaaaaactaaattgtttagtggtttcttttttttcgcATTTATATGCCAAACTACAGCACTTAACCAGACTATTTAAttacttgacttttttttttctttgtgtgattatatataacAGAAATTAAGTGTACTTAATATTTTGTGATCAACAGTTTGTATACAGATGTGAATTTCCATAAGTCTCTGAGAAGTCCTTCCAGTGTTTTATAGTATCATTCGTCCCAATAAAAAGAATGTATTGCCTGAATAGCTATTAAGTGTTAATCAATAGTAATTTTTTTCTAACGCTGCATTAAATCACAAATATTTGAAAAGTGAAGCAGTGCAGCGAATAAGCACTTCTTTATCTGGCGGTCTCTGTAACTTTCACTCTTTACGTCTCAGATGGACTCGGCTTGGCCCAGCAAGccaaaaaagtgtgtgttcagccTAGAAGCATGTGTTCGTGAGCAGCTACAGTGTGGCCACTGTGTCCCACTGctccctcttcctcctcctgctcttcTTTCAGCCGGTATAGAAGTGATGAGGTGTGCTAAGAGGCTGGTGGGCATGCAGGTggacggagtgtgtgtgtttttgtgtacgcGTGAGGGGTTAGGTTTCCTGCACTCGACTGGGTTCATCCTGGTCTGTTAAAGATCACCTCATCTGTCTTTCACACCTCCTGTGCCTGGACCCTCCCTCACTGTGATGAGGTGAAAACGTTCCCGAGTCCTGCTAAACTGTCCGAGATCCTTCACCTCATTACAGGCCCATTCAATTACTCCCACATTCTCAAAtactcacaagcacacacagacggCACGCTGTCCAGGGAGAGCGCTCTAGTAACAACACACCGTATTCCTTCAAGTGCTTCAGCGTCAAGAGAAAAATGGAATTTTATAAATCTGTGCAGTAAGTCAAAAGAGAAGCCTGTTGGTAAAAGCTGTCCTTACAGAATGTATAACAGTTGTAAATTATCAGTGATCCTCTGAGagcttttgtgtgtgcatgtgtgcaaaatAAAGAAGCAAATCTTTGAGCGTAAACAGGGTAGATATCATATTACCCCATCTAATCCCCGTTTTATCCTTTCTGTTTTTTGAAAGGTCATTAAGCAAATAGCTCCACTCAGATCCATAAAAGCCACTTCCTCAATATCCTATTAAACAATTTCAGTGGGGAGGTCCTTGCAGGTCAAGCAGGATCTATCCTTTTTAATATTGGCTGCATGATTTCACATCTCAATCTAATTCCCCCAGAGACGGCTGCCAGGGCCTCTGGCTCACCTTCAAACACACATATTTTCTACAGGAAAATGCAGAAACttccataaacaaataaagcagcCTTCCTATATATAGCACCCTGTGTGCTCACACGTTGGCTATATAACGTGTATGGAGGTTTCATAAAAGCAGAAGTGAACGGGAAATGGACTGAGCTTTAATTTTATAGGTCTCTGTGCTTCAATAATAGAGGATCAAACCGATCGTGTGCAGGTAGCAGTGGTGGGTGCTGCTGATCTTGCACAGCTCCAGTGCCTTATACGTGTGTCAatcgtgtatatatatataaatgggttcgtatatatatatatatatatatatatatatatatgtatacatatatatatatatatatatatatataatgtgtgtgtgtgtgtgtgtgtatgtgtgtatatatatatatatacgtatatgtgtatatatatatatatatatatatatatatatatatatatatatatataaatttgaaattttatatatatatatatatatatatatatatatatatatatatatatatatatatatatatatataatttataatttatttttagaatggATGATAAGTTCTGCTGTGGTAACaaagagggaagaaaaaaaaaatctcagaccCCAGGAGGTTCCTGGCCCCCACTCTGAGAACAGCTGTGTAATACAAGGAACTAGTTGGATGGAGTGATACAACAGACAAAAATGAACAGACACCATCCttcacattttgtatttttattcagattCAAAGTATCTTTTCCATATCATTTCCATATCTGGGATGTAATTCAtatttcatttatgtttgtCACGAATAAGTCAAAGAAATGGCAGAAATGAACAAAGTGTTAATTCTTTGTGATCAAGCAGAATCCGTTTTCTGCACCCTGTTAACCACAACATAAAGCTATTTCACCTTAACGTTGTGGCTTATTGGTTTTTAGTCAACACAAAActtgattttatttcttaatcaGTACATTTGTTGTTACTGTTCACGTATCATACCCATCATGCTGTGTAAACTTTAAAATTCACTATTCTTAAAGGTTGTTGGTGGGTGTTAACAGTCTGTGCATCAGGATTTGGATCATATTTCATTCGAATCAAACCTACTGTTAGATTAGTTTTCAGTTCACACTGAGCGAATTTGCTCTTGCATATTTAGTTATATGTTTGTTCAGCAACTAGGACCACGTTCAAATAAACATCCCAGATAACATACCGGttctaagcattttttttttttccattttctcatTTATCCCCAGCTCTGTTGTCTCACCCTCACACTCTCTAGTGCCTATGCGGTTTGCAAAAatagaatatatttattacCTGATATAAGGTGTTGCTCCATGCAAAGTTTCGCATTGGCTTGTATGAGAGCAGTATGTGTCCAAATCTGTGGTCACTTGTAACCTGCTGGCACAAGATTCTTAGTGTCCTTGGTACTTGTCCCCTGACATTTGACCCTGAGCATGTCACCTCTCGTTGCTGATGATGACAGAGGTGCCGATGTAGTGCTGAATTTGGCCATGGTTTTCGGGGGAAGAGCGGGAAGCAGGGCTCTGGGCCCTGTACAAATAGGGATTGAGTTCCTCCGTACGGTAGCTGTAGCTGTCCGCCAGGTGTCCGAGTGAATATGGCACAGCTGGGAAGGAGCTGTGCTTAGCCAGAACGTGGTGAAGGTTCAAAGAGACATATGGAGATTGACCCTTCAGTACTGTCCTCTCCTCAGCCTTGGAGGCATCGCAGTGCCCACGAGCTGAATGCTGCTGCGTCTGGGGGTTGTACGGTGTCTCAGTCATGTGCAATCTCCTTTTCTGTTCTAACATCATCTGCATGGGAATGTTCTGGCTAAGGTTCTGGAGTCCATGGCAGACACGTGGCTGATCATAGGTGCTCTTACTCAACAGCCGGCATGGCAGTGCCATCTCCGCCCTCTCTGCCGGGTCTTTACTGAGTTTCCTGTACTCAGCACTtccttgtgtaggattgtgAAGATGGTTCTGTGGCCTGCTATGGCTGATGGAGAGATGTTCATATGGCTCCTCTTTGAAGCGGCTGCTAAGTCTGGAGGAAGACGAGCAGCTGCTAAAGTTTTCATGGAGGGAATCATTGCAAAACCTCCTGCCACAATCTGCAAGGTAAAAGGACCCGAGGCGAGTTAGTGAGGCACAAGTACAAATCCACAAACTATACAATACACTGTAGTTCTACCAACACTGACATGACTACCATTTCAGTCTAACTGTTGcttctaaataaaaatcagcTGTGGTCCTGTGGTGATCTCTTTTACTTGTTGAAAGGACTAATAGAGGCTGATACCACATGGCCTGTTTGGTGAATATGGTGCAGGTTTGATGCATCAAACTGGCCCAATGGTAAGATTTTACAATGATGCCAATAGTATTGGTGTTTGTACCTTTACAAAAATGGTTGAATACTTTACATCAACTTTACTTAGTTGAACATTGTCCTTCCCTGGTTCTTACCTGCATAACTGTTTCCATACGATGAGGTATTGGGGCTGCCGTTGTGTAAAGAaggtttgagtgtgtgtggatttaaAGCGGGTTTGGGGGAGCCTGTGTTGCCCCAGTGTCCGTCTCTGTGGACTGCCGCCACTGAGAGGAGCCGACACTCAACCTGCTCGGGGGAACCCGTCACTGGCTGCAGCTTACTGCAGTCCTCACGGAGGCGTGTGTGAGCTTGTGCGCACGAGTACGTCAGCGGCACACTATAGGGCAGCATCTCACCCTGTTCCGGGTTGGACAGTGAGACCGGACTCTTTTCCTGGCTGGCCGAGAGGCTACACGGAGGACTCGACTTCCAGCTACCTCCTGGAGGAGATTCCAACTTATCAGAGGACATGGAGAACTGGAGCAGAGAAATGCACAAACTGCAGTCaaacatatacatttttaaacaggTCTCATGCTAGTAGAGTGTTTTAAGTTTACACAGTATCTCTAGAATTATTGAAAGTTATATTTTGATCAAAAGGACATTCTATAATATGGGCCAAACCCGGTTTacaaaataactttttaaaCCCTTTACATTTAATACTCTCTCTGTGACTTCAGATGTGCTCAGGAAAAACTtccttaataaaaaaacagctatGAGAGCTTTTTTTGATTGCTTGCCCCATAAGATCAGAGCGTTGGCATATATCCAACTTGTAATACCTTCTTATGACCCTAATGGggcttaatttttatttttgatctaCGCATTTACGCTTTTTCAATGGTAATGGATTccaaagggagttttttttatgtgtgcagtctttttttttatcccccaGTAAAATGgatcatataaataatataaatatataaattatggaataaatatatcaatattCATATATTGTGAATGACAGGATTTTGTTACATATGCTTTTGAGTTCAAaatagcattatttattttatattatatatatatatacgtatatatatatatatatatatatatatatatatacgtatatatatatatatatatatatatatatatatacacgtatatatatatatatatatatatatatatatatatatatatatacacgtatatatatatatatatatatatatatatatatatatatatatatatatatatatataattttattcagTCATGTGTACATTTGGGCATCTAATTCTGGAAGGCACTGTCTTTGCATACATATTTGAATtggtatttgtgtatttgttttgtacCTGAGGGTATGGGGACGTTTTGGGTTTGGTTTTGACTCTGGCTGTTTTGGCTTTGAACTGTTTGCGCAAGTCCTGTGGGGGAGAGTGGGAGCTTTTATAGGACAAGGTTGGTCTGGCCCTGAGCTGCTCCTGAGACAACTGCAAGTCCTTATACTCAATATCTctgcagaataaacacacacacacacacacacacacacacacaaaggggtTAGTAAAGGAATAAATTCCAGCATGGCAACAAGTGGAATGCATTACATGGCTATGATGCCACATACTATAAAGTATGCAATCTGAAACATATTACAGCTAGCCTATTGTAGCCTATAATTTTATGACTATAAATAACCAATACAAATATTAAGCATATTAGATAGGAAATGAGAGAAAAGCTGTCTGTGTCACTGCCATATTTCAAAACTAGTTTATTTCAAGTGACCAGtcaaataataacaaaagcCATTTTAACAATGAGGATATTATTAGTGATCGacataaaatgtcataaaaataaataaatctcacatcTCCTActcctcttcacacacacaatgtcttttCAATGCAGCATGGCAATGgatatacagaaatatacaaGATCTTAAGGGTGACATGAGGGACTCACGTGAGAACGTAGTTGACACTAACGATGCAGTGCGGCCGAGAAGATCGGCTGTTGTGCACGATGGTGGCGTAGCTTTGGACCCAGACCCAGCCACCGTGCTTGGACAACATGCGGTAATACTTTGTGGTGACCTGCCCTTTCACCAGTACTGcaaagaggaaggagagagtTCACGATATACTGCTGTCCTCTTCCTGAGCACAACCTCTGCTACTCCGGTTTCTCCAACCCCGGCGTTCTCATGGCCCTGTTTACTTAATATCCTTGTCTCCAAGGTGACGGCATGAATACATGGAGAAATGCATATGTCTAAttgaatacatacattcatacccATGCTTCCCAGAACGTCAGAGCCCGTGTTGATGCCGGTCATTTAAAGTGTTCTATGGTTAATTTCAATCCCGTTAAGTGTTTAATGCTTTAGGGTTTATGAATATATGCATAAAACTGCATCAAATGTTGAGAATCATATTATAAGCAAAcatcgttttttttctttacacatcAGTCGAGTCAACTCTATTGTATTCAGTGTGTTTAGAGTAGCGTGGTTTATTTGATCTCGTCGTACAGGGACTCACGTAAGTGGTGTGCGTATCTCAGGTGGAACACGTCACAGCCGTGGACATGTTGATACAGGGTTTTCTCTATCAGGTCCTGTGGCTCATAACCGGTCAACTCAGCCACTCTGGTGCAGAGACAGTGAGCAATAATGTCAAGTTAAAGTAATAAAGTGAATTGTGTACATTTTGGAATTGGGTTGCATTTAATCATAAACTTGTCAAAAGAATTTTGACTTTTCCTTAcagcatttgcatttttttcactCCAGATTTGGAAGTGAAAATAAACTCACCAGGGAAATGTATGACGCTTCTGATTTGGAAAATGTTTGCAATCACAGACCATTCGGTTCAAAAAAATCAGCTCCAGAAACGAATATGAAAAACATCTGATTTGGGCAGTACAATTTGCTGGGTAAATGTAGCCGTTGTTTGAATATGCAAACCTGCCTTCGCGTTCAGCAACACCTTGAGAGCCGTGAACTTTTCAGGGGGCTTTGCTACATTGATTGAACGATGTCAAGGGAGGGGTCAGGATTTGATCAGACTCTACAtgtgaagaagatgatgatgctgatgatgaagaagaagaagagtgtCATAGACCTCACCTGCTGTCGAGGAAGATGAGCTTGAGGTCTAGACTGGCACGGAACATGAACATGTTGCTATGGAGTTTGATCTCGGTGATGCCACTGGGAGGCAGAGAGTGACCCACAGCCACCAGACCCACGATCTGATAGCAGGAATCGTAGAGACACACCTCCATCACGTACTGGCGGATCTTTAGATAACCGCTGCAGTGAATCACCTGCACACAATTGCAGAAACAGCCCAGGCTTTATACTGCATACCACCGACTGctaaaaaatattgtattacATTCTTCTTTACATAACTTtgcttatttaaatgttttatttccagAAAGAAGCTAAATTATCTGGCAACCTAATGAGACCATTTAATGTTCGATGTTTGTAAATCTTTGTAATATAATAAGCTCATAATAAGTAATATTAGCTAACATTTCCTTTATTCAATCCGGTTCTACATTTACTAAGATATATTTGCAGTGAACTTTCACCTCCTTAAATATTCcataatttatatttgttttggggtttttttcttcagaattgCATAATTATTGCAGCTAATTGTATTCTAATAATtgcagaaaaggaaaaagaagtagatataaattaaatataagatTTTATATCTTGGTAGATATATTAATTGTTAACCACATGTTTTGTTGCATGTATtaattaaggggaaaaaaagaaatgcgaTCAAATTCTGTTTGTGTCCATGACACTTAATATGAATCATCACAGTTGATTTAACGCTCAGATTCTTCATTCAAATGAAGTCAAATTTATTCTGTAAAGAGTAAAttgttttgttgggttttttcttCACAGATGTTACTGTGCACGTCGGTCAAACTGTTTAGAAACTGAACGAACAAAGTCTTGTAGAATAATCCATCATTATCCAGACGAAATATAATGCATGCAATGTATTCTcgatatttattttaagtagaAGAATGTGTGTGCTGCTGCATGGTTTTACATCTCATGTAcgcccacacactctctcacacacacacacagacacacactctctctcacacacacacacacacacacacacacagatcctcTCCTCTTCAGGATCACCTCTCCTGGTCTGGAGAGCAGATCTTCCAGTTCAGGATGTGCTGATGGATGAGGGaagatgtgtgcgtgtgtgtggtttgtgtgttatgtgatcATGTTCTGTCTGTGCTTATTTTGGTCAGATGAGCCTTGCCGAGGGTCTCGGCGCTCtttcacaggacacacacattctctcgcCAACAAAGACCTGTTAGCCTCATTTATCTGGATCTGCAGCTCTGCCTCTGAATCCAGCACATGTTTCATTCTCTCTTTAACATGCCAAGCTTGTTTACTGCCAATGTAAATTTCAAACAAATCTCCAAAAGCAAACGGTGGGATGATTTATGAGTGTAAAGGACTGGGGGCCGGGAGGATTTCCCCAGCACTGCTGGGGACCGAGAGAACAGAAACCAGCTGAGGAGAGAGCTATTTGTGCCATAAGAGATACatgatcttttcttttctcagatTTTTTTGATAATCAGTTAATTGTCACTGCTTTTAATTAATGCAGTGATTTTCAGTGTCTTCTTTACTATCATACTTCAGGACAGGACCACTAGTAATCTGCCCTTATATCACACAAAGCATGTAGCTTCATACATTGTAGAAAGagtgaaaaatgaatgaagagcTTTTTATGAGTCTTCTTAGACTGGAGTGAATTGAGGAGGGAATTTAAAAATAGAGCTATAGCAACTGTAGACAGATGTAGGGCAATTTttcaagaaaaacaacagaacaaaaGGCTAACAGAGTATGTTTAAGAGATAGTCCCTAGTCTCTGTGTTTACATACACATTGGTATTAATCACGTTGTCAACTGAAAATATGCTCGAGAAATCTTTTAGTCTTTCAACAAAGTTAATCGTGTTGCTTATATATATTCTCAGGCCTATAACCTCTTCATTCAGCAAAGAAAGCTCTGAAATCATTTCAGTGTACACAAGCTGCTGTGCTGAGAGGTATGTTTCTCGCCAAGATgttcagagtgagtgagagattaCCTTGTAACCACCGCAAGTCAGCCCTGCGTTCCGCTTAGCTAATACACACTTCATCCTGAGGAAGAACGATCGCTCCATCTCGTACTCTGTGACACACGCAAATATGACAgatcagcattgtgtgtgttcatattcaGAGTGTTAGGTGTCTGACTTGCATggagagatttgtgtgtgtgtgtgtgtgtgtgtgtgtgtgtgtgtgtgtgtgtgtgtgtgtgtgtgtgtgtgtgtgtgtgtgtctgtgtcactaGGCCTACCAACCTGGTAGAAAGTGCGGGTGAATTGGCTGGTGAGCGCTCAGCACTGCAGTCATCTCATCGTGGTCAGAAGGGTGGATGTATTCGAATATGCTGTTACCTGTCAACTCAACCTGTGAGAAAAGAACCCGAGACGAGCTAAAGAATGCAGAGAATACAGCTTTCACTTGGCAGTATTGTTGTGTTGGATGTGTTTCAGataattacacatttattaatcagattattacaatttaaaaaaaaaaagaggtagaACCTTTTATACAAATGTAACCATTTTACAGATGAGGATTAGTTGTAATCTCTGATGCTTAAGAAGATTACCTCAGCTCATGGAAATGT
Coding sequences:
- the sim2 gene encoding single-minded homolog 2, with translation MKEKSKNAAKTRREKENGEFYELAKLLPLPSAITSQLDKASIIRLTSSYLKMRAVFPDGVGDAWGEAARCSPLDSVAKELGAHLLQTLDGFVFVVASDGKIMYISETASVHLGLSQVELTGNSIFEYIHPSDHDEMTAVLSAHQPIHPHFLPEYEMERSFFLRMKCVLAKRNAGLTCGGYKVIHCSGYLKIRQYVMEVCLYDSCYQIVGLVAVGHSLPPSGITEIKLHSNMFMFRASLDLKLIFLDSRVAELTGYEPQDLIEKTLYQHVHGCDVFHLRYAHHLLLVKGQVTTKYYRMLSKHGGWVWVQSYATIVHNSRSSRPHCIVSVNYVLTDIEYKDLQLSQEQLRARPTLSYKSSHSPPQDLRKQFKAKTARVKTKPKTSPYPQFSMSSDKLESPPGGSWKSSPPCSLSASQEKSPVSLSNPEQGEMLPYSVPLTYSCAQAHTRLREDCSKLQPVTGSPEQVECRLLSVAAVHRDGHWGNTGSPKPALNPHTLKPSLHNGSPNTSSYGNSYADCGRRFCNDSLHENFSSCSSSSRLSSRFKEEPYEHLSISHSRPQNHLHNPTQGSAEYRKLSKDPAERAEMALPCRLLSKSTYDQPRVCHGLQNLSQNIPMQMMLEQKRRLHMTETPYNPQTQQHSARGHCDASKAEERTVLKGQSPYVSLNLHHVLAKHSSFPAVPYSLGHLADSYSYRTEELNPYLYRAQSPASRSSPENHGQIQHYIGTSVIISNER